One window of Flavobacterium dauae genomic DNA carries:
- a CDS encoding glycosyltransferase family protein, giving the protein MKILYALQATGNGHIARANVLVPKLKERAEVDVFISGQNAQLKLHQNAVYNKGLSLFYSENGGLNYGKIFRKNSLFHFLKSVQNVKIEPYDLIINDFEPVTAYAAKLRKKKIIGLSHQSAVLHKMAPKPDKKYQFSKLILRRYAPVNDSLGFHFTKYDKNTFHPIIRESIKKLHCEKEDYFLVYLPSYRNAEIYKVLSQLKEVDWIIFSPFSNISKKQGNCTFFPIDEQLFTSYLATTKGVLCGAGFEFPAEVLYLKKMLYIIPIKGQFEQYCNYLALKQLGVMGSEDFNGVKLKHWMEVNHITDVSFTDDTDEVIDRIFKI; this is encoded by the coding sequence ATGAAAATTTTATACGCATTACAGGCAACCGGCAACGGACACATTGCACGTGCCAACGTTTTAGTACCCAAATTAAAAGAACGCGCCGAAGTAGATGTATTTATTTCGGGACAAAATGCTCAACTAAAACTTCATCAAAACGCTGTTTATAATAAGGGATTGTCTTTGTTTTATTCAGAAAATGGCGGGTTGAATTACGGAAAAATATTTCGGAAAAACTCACTTTTTCACTTTTTAAAATCGGTACAAAATGTAAAAATAGAACCTTACGACTTAATAATCAACGACTTTGAACCTGTAACAGCTTACGCCGCCAAATTGCGTAAGAAAAAAATCATTGGGTTAAGTCATCAGTCTGCGGTTTTACACAAAATGGCACCTAAACCCGATAAAAAATATCAGTTCAGTAAACTTATTTTGCGGAGATATGCTCCGGTTAATGACTCGTTAGGGTTTCATTTTACCAAATACGACAAAAATACATTTCATCCGATTATTCGTGAATCGATCAAAAAACTCCATTGTGAAAAAGAAGATTATTTTTTAGTTTATCTGCCAAGTTACCGCAACGCAGAAATTTACAAAGTACTTTCGCAGTTAAAAGAAGTTGACTGGATCATTTTTTCCCCTTTCAGCAACATTTCAAAAAAACAGGGCAATTGTACGTTTTTTCCCATTGACGAACAGTTGTTTACATCGTATCTGGCAACAACAAAAGGGGTTTTATGCGGTGCCGGGTTTGAGTTTCCTGCCGAAGTTTTATATTTAAAGAAAATGCTTTACATTATTCCAATCAAAGGACAGTTTGAGCAATACTGTAATTATTTGGCATTGAAACAACTTGGAGTAATGGGATCGGAGGATTTTAACGGCGTGAAATTAAAACATTGGATGGAGGTAAACCACATAACAGACGTTTCTTTTACTGATGATACTGACGAAGTAATTGATAGGATTTTTAAAATTTAA
- a CDS encoding UDP-2,3-diacylglucosamine diphosphatase: MKRSVEVAVISDTHLGTYGCKAKELLNYLRSIDPKVLILNGDFIDIWQFKKSYFPESHLEIIKYILNLSLTNCQVIYLTGNHDEFLRKFSPMTFGKIQLLDKYIFELDGKKTWVFHGDVFDSSVQHSKWIAKLGGIGYDYLIRLNNLSNWILTKMGREKYSFSKKIKNNIKKAVKFISDFEETASELAIENKFDYVICGHIHQPQKRAITTAKGSCLYLNSGDWIENLTALEYNNGSWEIYYYENDVLIDLMNQIEQKPQQTPDEYKEIDVFFK; the protein is encoded by the coding sequence ATGAAGAGAAGTGTTGAAGTAGCGGTAATTTCAGATACACATTTGGGAACTTACGGTTGCAAAGCCAAAGAGTTGTTGAATTATTTACGATCGATTGATCCAAAAGTATTGATTTTAAACGGCGATTTTATTGATATTTGGCAGTTTAAGAAAAGTTATTTTCCCGAAAGTCATCTCGAAATCATCAAATACATTCTGAATTTGTCGTTAACAAACTGTCAGGTAATTTATCTTACGGGAAATCATGATGAGTTTTTACGGAAATTTTCTCCTATGACTTTTGGTAAGATTCAACTGTTAGACAAATACATTTTTGAATTAGACGGAAAGAAAACCTGGGTTTTTCATGGCGATGTTTTCGATTCTTCTGTTCAACATTCAAAATGGATCGCTAAATTAGGCGGCATTGGTTATGATTATTTGATTCGTTTGAACAATCTTTCGAATTGGATTTTAACTAAAATGGGTCGCGAAAAATATTCCTTCAGCAAAAAAATAAAGAACAATATTAAAAAAGCCGTGAAGTTTATTAGCGATTTTGAAGAAACTGCTTCTGAACTGGCTATAGAAAATAAGTTTGATTACGTGATCTGCGGACACATTCATCAACCGCAAAAAAGAGCAATTACTACTGCAAAAGGAAGTTGTTTGTATTTGAATTCTGGCGATTGGATCGAAAATTTAACAGCTTTGGAATACAACAACGGTTCGTGGGAAATTTATTATTACGAAAACGATGTTTTGATTGATTTAATGAATCAGATCGAACAAAAACCACAGCAAACTCCCGATGAATACAAAGAAATAGACGTTTTTTTTAAATGA
- a CDS encoding META domain-containing protein encodes MQVKESKVPCTGVAPMECLQVKIGNEKEWTYFYDPIEGFDFEAGYRYKLKVEKAKREGNLPADVSAYTYKLKKVVSKKKVKSVATKNVDILNKKMVLSEINGKKVDNGSVYFTLDSNTNSINGKSGCNRFGTTFQLNGNKLEVGRGAATLMACDNESMRLEQEFLDIMSLKKFDIETSGSVVKFKKENSKEVVMEFNIPTENDIWSFIDGKKWKLFMLNNVSQDYGKAFIQFDVKNKKVNGNSSCNNFFGTYTTIENTITFKALGSTRMACLDEETAETESKMLKHLSEATVNFDVAEQTLNFYIDDRLIMMFGLYTE; translated from the coding sequence ATGCAAGTAAAAGAAAGTAAAGTTCCGTGCACGGGCGTAGCGCCAATGGAATGTTTGCAAGTTAAAATTGGTAACGAAAAAGAATGGACTTACTTTTACGATCCTATCGAAGGATTTGATTTCGAAGCGGGGTATCGTTATAAATTAAAGGTTGAAAAAGCAAAACGAGAAGGAAATTTACCTGCTGATGTTTCGGCTTACACCTATAAACTGAAAAAAGTAGTTTCTAAAAAGAAAGTAAAATCGGTAGCAACAAAAAATGTGGATATTCTAAACAAAAAAATGGTGCTTTCTGAAATTAACGGCAAAAAAGTTGACAACGGAAGTGTTTATTTTACACTTGACAGCAACACGAATTCTATAAACGGAAAAAGTGGTTGTAATCGTTTTGGAACAACATTTCAATTAAACGGAAATAAGCTGGAAGTAGGCAGAGGAGCAGCAACGTTAATGGCTTGTGATAATGAAAGTATGCGTTTAGAACAAGAATTTCTGGATATAATGAGCTTAAAGAAATTCGATATTGAAACATCTGGTTCTGTGGTGAAATTTAAAAAAGAAAACAGTAAAGAAGTGGTAATGGAATTTAATATTCCGACAGAAAATGACATTTGGTCGTTTATAGATGGCAAAAAATGGAAGCTGTTTATGCTAAACAATGTAAGTCAGGATTACGGAAAAGCATTTATCCAATTCGATGTCAAAAACAAAAAAGTAAACGGAAACAGCAGCTGTAACAATTTCTTTGGAACGTACACAACGATAGAAAATACCATTACCTTTAAAGCTTTAGGTTCTACACGAATGGCTTGTTTAGATGAAGAAACAGCCGAAACAGAAAGTAAAATGCTGAAACATTTATCAGAAGCAACGGTAAATTTTGATGTTGCAGAACAAACACTTAACTTCTATATAGATGATCGTTTAATTATGATGTTTGGATTATATACAGAATAA
- a CDS encoding M20/M25/M40 family metallo-hydrolase, with amino-acid sequence MKKILLLLLLTSQIAWTQSKQDSVQFRELANEIMVNGEAYENLRELTQSIGNRISGSVGYDKATVWAEKKLKEAGADKVWLQETFVPVWVRGKETLKLKTQNGKWEDLNFLSLGNSEGTNGKDVEGEVIMVNTLGEFDKLSEKEVKDKIVFFNYRFRQDFITTFDGYSDAVLYRSVAAVKVAEKGGKFAMIRSVSTGVDDVPHTGTMRYNEQIQKIPAIAIGNQTADRLEHLTKSGKIYLKLNSNCGMKEEIINYNVIGEIKGKDDKIIVAGAHLDSWDVGEGAHDDGAGVVQVIEILRTFKKLGIQPNHTLRFICYANEENGARGGEKYAEEAKRKNENHLFALESDAGGFSPRGFSLDMPLNKIKEIQAWKPLFLPYGTYDINKGYGGVDIHPLGRLLQTPLAGLIPDSQRYFDIHHTAADTFDKVNKRELQLGATVMAQLIYMIDKNW; translated from the coding sequence ATGAAAAAAATCCTTCTATTACTTTTATTAACTTCTCAAATAGCTTGGACGCAAAGCAAACAAGATTCTGTTCAATTCCGGGAATTAGCCAATGAAATCATGGTTAATGGAGAAGCTTACGAAAATCTAAGAGAATTAACTCAATCAATTGGAAACCGGATCAGCGGTTCTGTTGGGTATGATAAGGCTACGGTTTGGGCAGAAAAAAAATTGAAAGAAGCCGGAGCTGACAAAGTTTGGTTGCAGGAAACTTTTGTGCCGGTTTGGGTTCGGGGTAAAGAAACTTTGAAGTTGAAAACTCAAAACGGCAAATGGGAAGATTTGAACTTTTTGTCTTTGGGAAATTCTGAAGGAACAAATGGAAAAGATGTAGAAGGCGAAGTAATTATGGTGAATACGCTGGGAGAATTTGATAAATTAAGCGAGAAAGAGGTAAAAGATAAAATCGTGTTTTTCAATTATCGTTTTCGACAAGATTTTATAACAACTTTTGATGGCTATAGCGATGCGGTTCTTTACCGAAGTGTTGCCGCAGTAAAAGTTGCCGAAAAAGGAGGAAAGTTTGCAATGATTCGTTCCGTTTCAACCGGAGTAGATGATGTACCTCATACCGGAACTATGCGTTACAACGAGCAAATCCAAAAAATTCCTGCAATAGCCATTGGAAATCAAACGGCCGATCGCTTGGAGCATTTAACAAAAAGTGGAAAAATTTATTTAAAACTTAATTCCAATTGCGGAATGAAAGAAGAAATTATTAATTACAATGTTATTGGTGAAATCAAAGGGAAAGACGATAAAATCATTGTAGCCGGAGCACATTTGGATTCTTGGGATGTGGGTGAAGGAGCTCATGACGACGGAGCGGGTGTTGTTCAAGTCATTGAAATCTTACGAACTTTTAAAAAATTGGGAATTCAACCCAATCATACGCTCCGTTTTATATGTTATGCCAATGAAGAAAACGGTGCAAGAGGCGGAGAAAAATATGCGGAAGAAGCCAAACGCAAAAATGAAAATCATCTTTTCGCATTGGAATCCGATGCCGGTGGTTTTTCGCCTCGCGGTTTTTCGTTAGATATGCCGTTGAATAAAATCAAGGAAATTCAAGCTTGGAAACCACTGTTCTTACCTTACGGTACGTACGACATCAATAAAGGATACGGTGGCGTGGACATTCATCCTTTAGGCCGGTTGCTTCAAACACCATTGGCAGGCTTAATTCCGGATTCTCAACGATATTTTGATATTCATCATACAGCTGCTGATACTTTTGATAAAGTAAATAAAAGAGAATTGCAGTTGGGTGCAACAGTGATGGCACAATTGATTTATATGATTGATAAGAATTGGTGA
- a CDS encoding nitroreductase family protein, giving the protein MELINALNWRYATKKMSGEKVAEEKVNQIIEAAYLAPTSSGLQPFEIIAISNEDLRKKIQPIAYGQTQIVDGSHLLVFASWNKYTDERIDSMFNHMNTERGLPLNTTDEYKTGLKAQLFALPEQQQAAHTAKQSYIAFGTAIAAAAMVKVDATPMEGFVNEQLDELLGLNEKGLKSQAILALGYRAAEGDWLQGMKKVRHPKEKFLTEIK; this is encoded by the coding sequence ATGGAATTAATAAACGCTTTAAACTGGAGATACGCTACTAAAAAAATGAGTGGTGAAAAAGTAGCCGAAGAAAAAGTGAATCAAATTATAGAAGCCGCTTACTTGGCACCTACTTCATCGGGTTTACAACCTTTTGAGATTATCGCCATTAGCAATGAAGATTTAAGAAAAAAAATTCAGCCAATTGCTTACGGTCAAACACAAATTGTTGACGGATCGCATCTGTTGGTATTTGCCTCGTGGAATAAATATACAGACGAACGCATTGACAGTATGTTTAACCATATGAATACAGAACGTGGATTGCCATTAAACACCACCGATGAGTACAAAACAGGGTTAAAAGCACAATTATTTGCATTGCCAGAACAACAACAAGCAGCACATACTGCTAAACAATCGTACATTGCTTTTGGTACTGCTATTGCTGCTGCAGCTATGGTAAAAGTAGATGCTACACCAATGGAAGGTTTTGTAAACGAACAGTTAGACGAGCTTTTAGGATTGAATGAAAAAGGATTGAAATCTCAAGCCATTTTAGCATTGGGCTACCGTGCAGCAGAAGGAGATTGGTTACAAGGAATGAAAAAAGTACGTCATCCAAAAGAAAAATTTTTAACCGAAATTAAATAA
- a CDS encoding DoxX family protein, which produces MNYITEILILLFLAITFLQSGYDKIADWKGNVGWLKQHFSNTFLGDKVPFSLGIILILEIIAGIFSLTGIYRLLFCNAKDMALYAGVVSCITLLFLLFGQRIAKDYDGARTIVIYFIPAIFLVFILR; this is translated from the coding sequence ATGAATTATATTACAGAAATACTTATTTTATTGTTCTTAGCAATTACCTTTTTACAATCGGGTTACGATAAAATTGCAGATTGGAAAGGAAACGTTGGTTGGTTAAAACAACATTTTTCCAATACTTTTTTAGGCGATAAAGTGCCTTTTTCATTAGGAATCATTTTGATTTTAGAGATTATTGCAGGCATTTTTTCTTTAACCGGAATTTACAGATTGCTTTTTTGCAACGCTAAAGATATGGCTTTGTATGCCGGTGTAGTATCGTGTATTACTTTGTTGTTTTTACTTTTTGGTCAGCGTATTGCAAAAGATTACGACGGTGCCCGCACCATTGTTATCTATTTTATTCCAGCGATTTTTCTGGTTTTTATTCTAAGATAA
- a CDS encoding 5-formyltetrahydrofolate cyclo-ligase, which translates to MNKKELRKKYKELRSTLSFDEIEDLSLQIANQSLKLPVWNYENYHVFLSIHEHKEVQTDYLLHILNGKDKNVIVSRSDFETRTMNHVLLTDNVIIKKNEWNIPEPQNGFSVANDLIDVVFIPLLAYDVFGNRVGYGKGFYDTFLSKCKPNVVKIGLSFFDAEPIITDAYELDIRLDYCITPNNIYDFGS; encoded by the coding sequence ATGAATAAAAAAGAATTACGCAAGAAATATAAAGAACTAAGAAGTACTTTAAGTTTTGACGAAATTGAAGATTTAAGCTTGCAGATAGCCAACCAAAGCTTAAAATTACCTGTTTGGAACTATGAAAATTACCACGTTTTTTTATCGATTCACGAACACAAAGAAGTACAAACCGACTATTTGTTGCATATTTTAAACGGAAAAGACAAAAATGTAATAGTCTCAAGATCTGATTTTGAAACCCGAACAATGAATCACGTTTTACTGACCGACAATGTGATTATCAAAAAAAACGAATGGAACATTCCCGAACCTCAAAACGGATTTTCGGTTGCCAATGATTTAATCGATGTGGTTTTTATTCCGCTGTTGGCTTATGATGTTTTTGGAAATCGTGTAGGGTACGGCAAAGGGTTTTACGATACGTTTTTATCTAAATGCAAACCCAATGTAGTGAAAATAGGCTTGTCGTTTTTTGATGCCGAACCTATAATTACCGATGCTTACGAGCTTGATATTCGTTTGGATTATTGCATTACACCTAATAACATTTACGATTTCGGGTCTTAA
- a CDS encoding succinylglutamate desuccinylase/aspartoacylase family protein produces MELTSKHFEILGKSVIPGETKTIELNIATLHTMTELKMPIVVSRSVYDGPTVLLSAGLHGDELTGIEIIRQIIRRGISYPACGTIICMPLINVFGFVNQSRDFPDGRDLNRIFPGSASGSLASRFAYRIMQDIIPVVDYVIDFHAGGRGRFNVPQIRIEPDNPELDVLAEAFSTQFLLYSKNIDGSFREACDKLGKKYILFEGGKALDLNEEVIEEGIQGSMRFLDNLNMLQTTFSSQLPTKPMICIENSTWIRAQYSGLLHNFIEAGTYVSEGTVLGKISDPYGLIEEEILAPNNGYIICTNQAAIVFQGDAVYHISTKLKDE; encoded by the coding sequence ATGGAGCTTACTTCGAAACATTTTGAAATCTTAGGCAAATCGGTTATTCCCGGCGAAACCAAAACCATTGAATTAAACATTGCAACGTTGCATACAATGACCGAATTGAAAATGCCGATTGTTGTTTCACGGTCGGTTTATGACGGCCCCACAGTATTGCTGTCTGCAGGTTTACACGGCGATGAACTGACCGGAATTGAAATTATCCGACAAATTATCCGTCGCGGAATAAGTTATCCGGCTTGCGGAACCATTATTTGTATGCCTTTAATTAATGTGTTTGGTTTTGTAAACCAGTCGCGCGATTTTCCTGACGGTCGAGATTTAAACCGTATATTTCCAGGGTCGGCAAGTGGTTCGCTGGCAAGCCGTTTTGCGTATCGCATTATGCAGGATATTATTCCGGTGGTTGATTATGTAATTGATTTTCACGCAGGCGGACGAGGTAGATTCAACGTTCCACAAATTCGTATCGAACCAGATAATCCCGAATTAGATGTATTGGCAGAAGCTTTTTCGACCCAATTTCTGCTGTATTCAAAAAATATTGACGGATCGTTCAGAGAAGCCTGTGATAAACTGGGTAAAAAGTATATTTTGTTTGAAGGCGGCAAAGCACTGGATCTTAACGAAGAAGTGATTGAAGAAGGTATTCAAGGTTCTATGCGTTTTTTAGACAACCTAAATATGCTGCAAACAACATTTAGTTCTCAACTACCAACAAAACCAATGATTTGTATAGAAAATTCTACCTGGATTAGGGCACAATATTCTGGTTTGCTTCACAATTTTATAGAAGCAGGAACGTATGTAAGCGAAGGAACAGTTTTAGGAAAAATAAGCGATCCTTATGGGTTGATTGAAGAGGAAATTCTTGCACCAAATAACGGATATATTATTTGTACCAATCAGGCAGCAATTGTTTTTCAGGGCGATGCTGTTTATCATATTTCAACTAAATTAAAAGATGAATAA